Below is a genomic region from Geoglobus acetivorans.
CCAGACTTTTTCGACCTTTCCTTCTCTCTTTGCTTTTTTGAGGGCTTTGATCATCGCACTGTCGGGTTCCACTCCTCTTTTAACTCTCGTGAACTCCCCTTTGTCATTCACAAATTCCAGCAGGGCGTGATGCTCGGGAATGGATTCCGCATCCACCCTTTTCCCTATGAAGTAATAGAAAGGGTATTTCCTGAATCCCCTCGCTCCTTCCTTCAGAAGGTTCCGGATAAGGAAATAGACAACGAACAGGGGAGCAAATATGACTGCATTGGCAAGGGTTGAGAACGCAAAGGAAAAGCCTTTCATCAGGACTGGAAACACGGAGAATGATGGGTAGAACGGGAATGCAACCGAGATAACCATCAGGGCTTTCGCATCTGCACCGCCGTAAAATCCGAGGCAGTAGAAAACGTATGATATAAGAATGACGAAAACTGCCTGAAAAATGGCAAGATAGAGTTCGAATCTGAGATGCGGATAAAGTACAAGCTCCAGGAACACAAATGGCAAGAGTGCAGCGAGAAAGACCTTCCATACCCTGTTGGGAATTATTCTGCTTTTCCAGTCCAGCCTGCTTGCGTAAATTAGTATCGCAAGGCCTGTGAGAAATTTAATGGCCGTTATCCCTTCCATAGATATCTACCATGTCGGAGATTATTGCGCTTGCTGTTTCCCTGTCTCCTGCGCCCTTTCCGATAACAAAGACTTCTCCAGCGAGATCTGTCTCCACGAGCAGGGCGTTCAACGTTCCGTATATTGCAAGAGGGTTGGTTACCTTAATGAGTCTTGGCGAGACCTCGAGTTTGCCCCTGCTGTCCGCCTCTGCAACAAGCCGTATGGTGTATCCTTTTTCGCCCGCGACCTCAAAGGCCTCGGGGGTTATGTCCTCTATACCCACAATCCTCACACTGCTGAACTTTGCATCGAAGGAAAAGGCTGTGTTTGCAAGAATAACGAGCTTCGCTCCTGCATCGTAGCCCTTTACATCATACTCGGGGTTTGCCTCGGCAATTCCCAGTTCCTGCGCTTCGCTCAGAATCTGAGAATATGGCATTTTTTCCCTCTCCATTCTGGAGAGTATGTAATTGGTCGTGCCGTTAAGAATTCCCCTCAACCTGAAAATCTGGTTGCCTGCAAGCTCTCTCTTTATGAGCTTCACAACGGGCATCGCTCCCCCCACGGTCGCCTCATAGCCCATTCTTGCTCCGTTCTTCTCGGCAAGCCTGAACAGCTCTCTAAATGCCACAACAAGGGGGCCTTTACTTGAGGTTATCACATCCCTCCCCATGCTGAGAGCCTGTTTGATGTAGCTTAATCCCGGCTCTCCCGTAAACACGTCTGTTGGTGTCGTATCAATCAGAAGGTCAAATTCCACATTTTCCATAAGCTCATCAGCTTTCATATCTCCGGGCAGCCTTCCATGTCTGAGTTTGTATTCCACGGCATATTTCAGATCAATATCTCCATGAATCGAGCTTTTTGAATCAGCTATGGCGACAACTTCGAATTTGCCTATCTTTTTCTCGATAAGCTCTCTGTTGTTTGTCAGCGCCCTTGCAACGCCTCTTCCCACGTTTCCGAAGCCAAAAATCGCCACCCTAATCATACGCATCCTCGTTTAAAGGTTCTATAACCGTGATATTTTTGTCCGAACATATTTCCTTGAGAATCTGTATTGCTTCCTTCAGCTCTTTCTTGCCTCTCGCTGAAATGGTGATAAGGGCTGTCGATGGGGCGTTCAGTTTCGGCATCGTTATGTGCATCTCCACGACCTCTGCAAACCCTGACTCATCTATTCTGTTCACCGTGTCGCTCAGGTCGGTGTGAATTATATGTCCGATCAGCAAAACGCTTGCAGTAGCCTTCAGCCTCACTTCGTTGAAGCTTCTGATGTATATTCCCGACTCTCTAATTCTGCCAATAACCTCGTCGAACCTGTCAGAGTCAATGTCGATCACGAATTCCACCGGTATTCGTTTGAGCGGCGAAATTCTGTGCCTGTCATGGACTATGCTGATTATATTGCCACCAAGCCGGGAAATCGGCTCAATAACTCTCAAGAGCTGTCCGGGCTTATCTTCCAGCTCGACGACCAGTGTTACAATCATCTGTATATTTCAACCCCCTCGTTTTCTGTTCTCTCCCTGAACTTTTCCATCAGCATTTTAGTAACTTTTCCTGGCTTACCGTTACCAACAGTCCTGCCATCTATATATGTTACGGGAGCTATTTCCGCAGCAGTACCGGTGACGAAAATCTCGTCAGCCGAATACAGGTCAAACAGTCCGATATTTGCCTCTCTGAAAGGAATTTCCAGCTCATTTATTAGTTCTATCACGACCTGTCTTGTTATGCCCTTCAGGTTATTCAGGGTTGGAGGAGTTGTAATCGTGCCGTTCTTAACGATGAAGATGTTGTCCCCGCTCCCCTCTGAGATGTATCCGTTGTGGTCAAGGAATATGGCCTCGTCTCCACCCTTGGCGTTTGCTTCGATCTTGGCAAGGATGTTGTTCAGATAGTTCAGGGACTTGATGTTTGGTGGCAGCGAATCGATTGCATTTCTTCTTATCGCCACTGTAATGGCTTTCAGGCCCTTCTCATACAAATCTCCGTAAAGCTTTCCCCAGGGTTTTGTTATAATTATCACGTTCGGGCTGGGACATTTTCTCGGATCCAGACCGAGGTCTCCGGCACCTCTCGTCACGATCGGCCTTATGTACGCATCTCTCAAATTGTTCCTTCTCAGCGTTTCGAGAATTGCCTCGGCAAACTCCTCCTTGCTCAGAGGAATTTTTAAATCAATGACTCTCGCACAGTCGTAAAGCCGGTCAATATGCTCATAGAGCTTGAAAACCTTTCCGTTATACGCTCTTATTCCCTCAAAAACTCCGTCCCCATACAGGAAACCGTGATCAAATACACTCACCTTTGCCTGACTTTCCGGGACAAATTCTCCATTCATGTAAACGAGCAACTCGCTCATGCTACCCCCCGCCAACCTTGTCAGTATGTATCAAATAAATCTTTCGAATCCAGAGACACGGTATTTCTGTGGATTTCAATAGGCTCTAAACGAAGGGCCAAGCAGATAATTTGACAGGGGCATTCTGGATAATGTCGCCAGGTCTTTATTGTTCCGGCATCCCTGTAATCGCAATATATTAATGTCTTGCAAACAATAAATTACCATGTTAAATCTCCTCATTGATTTTGTGAGAGACCTTGCCAGAAAATATGAGATAGGCAAAGTCATACTTGTTTCTGATGCAGACATTGAATTCGACGATATTGAGGTTATAAAGGCTCCAAGAAGCTATATAGAGGCGGTTAAAAACACATTTGCAGTTACAAGTTCCTGTGGCCTGACGGAAAGCATAATGACGATTCCCGGAATATCTGAATTCGTTGAGGCATATCTTGAGGCGAGGGGCTACGACTCGAAGGCCATAGTCTGTGTGTATCTTCCAAACCTCAAGGGAGCATTTGTTATAGATGGGGAGAGCAAGCTGAGCAGAATATTGAAAGAATGCTCGGAATACGTACATCCTGAGGCGCTGAGGTCTGCTCTTGGTGTTGCGCTCACAATTGCATTCAAGGGCAGGGAAGGAAAGAAAATCGGCACGGCATTCGTCATAGGGGACCCTGAAAATGTCCTGAGGAGGTCGAGGCAGATTGTCATCAACCCCTACGAGGGCCACCCTCCTGAAAAAAGGGACGTCAAAAATCCAGACAACTGGGAGAGTATTATGGAGTTTGCTCAGCTTGATGGAGTGTTCGTTCTCGACTCGAACGGAATAATCCTTTCTGCTGGAAGGTATCTCGATATTGAAGGCGAGATATCTCTGAAATACGGTCTCGGTGGAAGGCACATTGCCTGTGCGTCAATAACCAAATCCACAAAAAGCATAGCGATTGTCGTGTCAGGCAGTGGAGGAGATATAACAATCTTCAAGGATGGGGAAGCTGTCATTGAAATACCGGTTTCAATGATGTAGCAAACCCACACAATACTTTTAATTTTATCAGCCGAGAATGAAATATGCTCAGGAATATTCCCTACAGGGACGATTATGTTGAGAGATATCTTTACTCCCACGACATCTCCGCTCCACCATTGGTTTCAAGATTCTATAGAAAAGCTGATGGAATTTTTCAACCAGAGCATGAAGAAGACGTCGCTGAGATCTTAAAGCTGTCAAAAACCAGTAAAAAACCGGCGATCCCGAGAGGCTCTGCAACATCGGGATACGGTGGGGTAATTCCGGTTAAAGGTGGCTATGTTGTTGATTTCTCGAGAATGGATGGGTTTGAGATTGACGAGGAAAAAAAACTTCTCATTGCTGAGCCCGGTGCCGTGTGGTGGGATGTTGAGGAGAGGCTGAACAGAAAAGGCCTCACCCTCAGAGTTTACCCCACAAGTGCCCCATCATCTACGGTTGGGGGGTGGATTGCCCAGAACGGATATGGCGTGGGAAGCCTGAGATACGGCAGCATAGCCGAAAACGTTGAAAGGCTGAGAGTTGCGGACTTTGAAGGGATAAGGGAGACTGAGAAAGTAGAGTTCTACGCCGGGCTTGAAGGAACAACCGGCATAATCACAAAAGCGTGGGTGAAGGTTAAGGATCTGGAAGATCTCAGATACTATGCTTTTCACGTGGATGCCGGCAGGGCCGCAAAGCTCGTCCATTCGGGAGACCATTATTCAGCTTTATTTCTCAACAGAGAGTACGTGAAAATGAAAAATCAGGTTTTCGATGAGCAGATTCCTGAAAAAGATACTCTCATCATAGCCACGACCGAAAGCATGGATGGCGATGAAGCCCTCGGCGAGGAGATATGGGAAACCAGATTTTACCCGATGAGGATTAAAAGGCTTGGGCCGGGAATAATTCCTGCTGAGGTGATTATACCAGAAAACAGACTTGGGGAATACCTTTCAAAAATATCCGGGTTCGGTGCGGGGAGTGAGGTGTGGTTCCTGAACAATGGCATGTGCTCTGTCCTCTCGTTCCTGCCTTACGACGAGAGGAAAACAGGATATGCTCTGAAATGGAGGCTCAGTATCAGGGCGCTGAAAATAGCGAAAAAACTAGGTGGAAAAAGCTACTCTTCGGGTCTTTACCTCAGCAAAGAATCCCCTGTGATCTACGCATTGTTTGACGAATTGAGGAGGTACAAGAAGAAAATAGACCCTGAAAATCTCCTCAACCCTTTAAAGGTTTTTCCTGAAGGATACATGCCCCTCATTATGACCCTTGCGGAGGTGTTTTCGTGAAAATCACAGGCAGACTCATAGAGGATGAGGCTTTTGTCTGCGTTCAGTGCCATTACTGCAGAGTCTGTCCCGCATATCAGGCGATAAAGTGGGAGAGCGTTTCGCCGAGGGGAAGGATCTACCTGCTCAGAGGGGTGCTGAAAGGGGAGATTGATCCTGACAGCACTGCTGTTGAGGATTTTTACAGATGCACCACCTGTGGGGCCTGCGAGACAGTATGTCAAACATCCATTCCTCTCGTGGATGTGCTGGAGATGGCAAGAGCCGAGTTTGTTAAAGCTGGAAAAGCTCCACTGCCGGTTCACAAAAAGCTCAGAGATGTGGCCGAAAAGAACTGGAATCCATACGGTGAGGAAAGGGGAGAGCGAGCCAGATGGGCCTCAAAATACAGCTTTAAAGATAAATCTGACACCATCTACTTTGCAGGCTGTACCGCAAGCTACAGAATGCATGAACTTGCAGAAAATACTGTGGAGTTTCTCTTTAAAATGAATGTTGATTTTACGTATGCTGGAGAGGATGAATACTGCTGCGGTTCGCCCTTTTTGAGAACCGGTCAGAGAGAGCTTGCTTACGAGTTTTTCAGGAAAAACTACGAGGAATGGAAGAAGAGAGGCGTTAAAAGGATACTTGCCACATGTTCGGGATGTTACAGAACTCTGAAAAGAGATTATCCGAAAATAGCTGAAGAACTCGGATATGAATGGGACTTTGAGGTCATGCACACCTCTCAGTTAATACATGACCTTGTAATGGCAGGAAAGGTCGTGTTTGAAAAGAAAGACGAGAAGGTCACCTATCACGATCCGTGCCATCTTGGCAGGCACATGGGCGTTTACGAGGTGCCAAGACTGGTTTTGCAGGAGATGGGGCTTGAAATTGTTGAGATGGAACACAACAGAGAGAATGCGCTGTGCTGTGGGGCAGGGGGTGGAGTCAAATCACAGTTCAAAGACCTTGCAAACGATATTGGGGAGAGAAGAATCGAGGAGGCTCTTGAAACAGGAGCAGAGTATATTGTGTCCTGCTGCCCGTTCTGCAAGCTTCACCTGAATCAGACAGGCGAGGGGCGGATTGTGGTTGTAGATCTCGTGGAGCTTGCGAATAAAAGAACAAAAAGTTTAAATAATGGCGTGGAAAAGGAGAAGGAACAGCAAACCAGGAGGAGTTGAAGTTGGTAGAAATAACGGAAGTTAGAATATACAAATCGAAAGGAGAAGGGGCCGTTAAGGCCTATGCATCTGTAAGTCTGGATGGAGAGTTTGTGGTTAAGGGCCTGAAAGTTATTGAGGGCGAAAACGGGCTCTGGGTAAGCATGCCGAGCAGGAAGGGTAAGGATGGCAGCTATCAGGACATCTTTCACCCGACCAGCAGAGAGGCGAGAGACAAAATTGTTAATGCCGTGATGGAGGCATACAACAATCTTGAGTGAATGGTGCCGGGGTTTCCGGAATTTTTAAACATCAAGCTTTTATTTTAATTCGGTTTTGTTTCTTCAGTTCTCTGCTGCAAACAGTTCCGTCTGGGCTAAGCTTTTATATTTCTCCGGGTATTTATACCCCATGGAGGAGAACATCACCAGAATTGGTGTCAGTCTGCCCCGCAACCTGCTTGAGGAATTTGATTCAATAATCCTGAACAGAGGATATTCTTCAAGAAGTGAGGCAATAAGAGATGCCATAAGGAATTACATCCTCGAGTACAAGTGGATGGAAAGGGAGGAAGGCGAGGCTGTCGGGGTGGTCAACATCCTGTACAACCACAGTGTGAAGGGCATAAACGATGCAATTGTTGCTCTTCAGCACGACTTCCATGAACTAATAACCAGCTCGATCCACATTCACCTCAGCCACGAAATGTGCCTGGAGATGGTCATGGTTAGGGGTGACATGAGCGACATAAAGCGGCTTGTGGACAGGGTTTCATCAACAAGGGGAGTGATAAACGTCAAGCTGATTACTGCCCTGAAAGAATGATGGAGAATGATTGATCTGATTTTGATCGCTCTGCTTTTCAGCCTTCATCAGATCTGCATAAAGAAAGGAGTCTCTTATGGTGACGCAAACTACGGGGCATTCATAAGCCTTCTCACGACCTCAGTAATCTTTACGATCCTCTCGTACAACAGAGTTGTTTTTAACTGGCTTTTTATCGGAGTTATGGTTGTAGCGGGCTTACTGCACTTTTTCATAGCAAGGGTGGCGTTTTACAATGCCATCAGCAGGATTGGGGCCAACAGTGCGGGCAGCCTTTCTGCCACCAGGGTCTTCTTTGCCTCGCTCATAGGCATAATGCTGGGAGAGAACATCACATTCAAGGTATTCATGATGTCCGCACTGATATTCATGGGGATCTGGCTCATAT
It encodes:
- a CDS encoding A24 family peptidase C-terminal domain-containing protein yields the protein MEGITAIKFLTGLAILIYASRLDWKSRIIPNRVWKVFLAALLPFVFLELVLYPHLRFELYLAIFQAVFVILISYVFYCLGFYGGADAKALMVISVAFPFYPSFSVFPVLMKGFSFAFSTLANAVIFAPLFVVYFLIRNLLKEGARGFRKYPFYYFIGKRVDAESIPEHHALLEFVNDKGEFTRVKRGVEPDSAMIKALKKAKREGKVEKVWVTPQIPFIIFITVGYVIAFFLGDVLTYLITRLL
- a CDS encoding homoserine dehydrogenase produces the protein MRMIRVAIFGFGNVGRGVARALTNNRELIEKKIGKFEVVAIADSKSSIHGDIDLKYAVEYKLRHGRLPGDMKADELMENVEFDLLIDTTPTDVFTGEPGLSYIKQALSMGRDVITSSKGPLVVAFRELFRLAEKNGARMGYEATVGGAMPVVKLIKRELAGNQIFRLRGILNGTTNYILSRMEREKMPYSQILSEAQELGIAEANPEYDVKGYDAGAKLVILANTAFSFDAKFSSVRIVGIEDITPEAFEVAGEKGYTIRLVAEADSRGKLEVSPRLIKVTNPLAIYGTLNALLVETDLAGEVFVIGKGAGDRETASAIISDMVDIYGRDNGH
- a CDS encoding ACT domain-containing protein; its protein translation is MIVTLVVELEDKPGQLLRVIEPISRLGGNIISIVHDRHRISPLKRIPVEFVIDIDSDRFDEVIGRIRESGIYIRSFNEVRLKATASVLLIGHIIHTDLSDTVNRIDESGFAEVVEMHITMPKLNAPSTALITISARGKKELKEAIQILKEICSDKNITVIEPLNEDAYD
- the ilvE gene encoding branched-chain-amino-acid transaminase, which translates into the protein MSELLVYMNGEFVPESQAKVSVFDHGFLYGDGVFEGIRAYNGKVFKLYEHIDRLYDCARVIDLKIPLSKEEFAEAILETLRRNNLRDAYIRPIVTRGAGDLGLDPRKCPSPNVIIITKPWGKLYGDLYEKGLKAITVAIRRNAIDSLPPNIKSLNYLNNILAKIEANAKGGDEAIFLDHNGYISEGSGDNIFIVKNGTITTPPTLNNLKGITRQVVIELINELEIPFREANIGLFDLYSADEIFVTGTAAEIAPVTYIDGRTVGNGKPGKVTKMLMEKFRERTENEGVEIYR
- a CDS encoding DNA integrity scanning protein DisA nucleotide-binding domain protein, which translates into the protein MLNLLIDFVRDLARKYEIGKVILVSDADIEFDDIEVIKAPRSYIEAVKNTFAVTSSCGLTESIMTIPGISEFVEAYLEARGYDSKAIVCVYLPNLKGAFVIDGESKLSRILKECSEYVHPEALRSALGVALTIAFKGREGKKIGTAFVIGDPENVLRRSRQIVINPYEGHPPEKRDVKNPDNWESIMEFAQLDGVFVLDSNGIILSAGRYLDIEGEISLKYGLGGRHIACASITKSTKSIAIVVSGSGGDITIFKDGEAVIEIPVSMM
- a CDS encoding FAD-binding oxidoreductase; this translates as MLRNIPYRDDYVERYLYSHDISAPPLVSRFYRKADGIFQPEHEEDVAEILKLSKTSKKPAIPRGSATSGYGGVIPVKGGYVVDFSRMDGFEIDEEKKLLIAEPGAVWWDVEERLNRKGLTLRVYPTSAPSSTVGGWIAQNGYGVGSLRYGSIAENVERLRVADFEGIRETEKVEFYAGLEGTTGIITKAWVKVKDLEDLRYYAFHVDAGRAAKLVHSGDHYSALFLNREYVKMKNQVFDEQIPEKDTLIIATTESMDGDEALGEEIWETRFYPMRIKRLGPGIIPAEVIIPENRLGEYLSKISGFGAGSEVWFLNNGMCSVLSFLPYDERKTGYALKWRLSIRALKIAKKLGGKSYSSGLYLSKESPVIYALFDELRRYKKKIDPENLLNPLKVFPEGYMPLIMTLAEVFS
- a CDS encoding (Fe-S)-binding protein; this encodes MKITGRLIEDEAFVCVQCHYCRVCPAYQAIKWESVSPRGRIYLLRGVLKGEIDPDSTAVEDFYRCTTCGACETVCQTSIPLVDVLEMARAEFVKAGKAPLPVHKKLRDVAEKNWNPYGEERGERARWASKYSFKDKSDTIYFAGCTASYRMHELAENTVEFLFKMNVDFTYAGEDEYCCGSPFLRTGQRELAYEFFRKNYEEWKKRGVKRILATCSGCYRTLKRDYPKIAEELGYEWDFEVMHTSQLIHDLVMAGKVVFEKKDEKVTYHDPCHLGRHMGVYEVPRLVLQEMGLEIVEMEHNRENALCCGAGGGVKSQFKDLANDIGERRIEEALETGAEYIVSCCPFCKLHLNQTGEGRIVVVDLVELANKRTKSLNNGVEKEKEQQTRRS
- a CDS encoding SpoVG family protein, which encodes MVEITEVRIYKSKGEGAVKAYASVSLDGEFVVKGLKVIEGENGLWVSMPSRKGKDGSYQDIFHPTSREARDKIVNAVMEAYNNLE
- the nikR gene encoding nickel-responsive transcriptional regulator NikR, whose protein sequence is MEENITRIGVSLPRNLLEEFDSIILNRGYSSRSEAIRDAIRNYILEYKWMEREEGEAVGVVNILYNHSVKGINDAIVALQHDFHELITSSIHIHLSHEMCLEMVMVRGDMSDIKRLVDRVSSTRGVINVKLITALKE